The Candidatus Nitrosocosmicus franklandus genome contains a region encoding:
- a CDS encoding cytochrome c oxidase subunit I, whose protein sequence is MVLELKKPRPIWEIIFSTHHTDIGLLYIIASMVALFAGGGLAMAIRAELFLPGIQLFEGQADFARFFTVHGTTLLFLWLIPFGAGAGNYLIPIMVRYKDMAWPKLNAVAFWMIPPCMMMLWAGFSDTTWNAYPPYSILKAPGPSADLWIVALKLLGLSSVLGAINFTVTILKMKHPDLPLMKMSLFSWATLVTSLMIIVAIPTFAASLVMLYTDRLGVTGFFNPEMGGDPIAYQHLFWFTFHPEVYIFLLPGIGMMYEMIPTFSRKPLFSYYSGVIALVVIAIIGFGSWAHHMFAVGMSFTEKTVFMVGTLAAVPSSAMHVFNFLATMWGGRIKFAAPMLFSVGAILLFFSAGAGGVVNSAMPLDFLTHDSYWVVGHMHLFIMGTITLAFVGFIYYMFPMITGRMYDQRLAKIHFVLTFVGIALIFGVQHILGLYGMPRRVVDYLPIPELIIMNQIATFGGWAIGASFILFLYNMIKSAMFGKPANPKDPFELGTGVEYYYDYARRDPHH, encoded by the coding sequence ATGGTTCTAGAATTAAAAAAACCTCGTCCCATATGGGAGATTATATTTTCAACCCACCATACTGATATCGGGTTATTATACATAATAGCTTCCATGGTGGCTTTGTTCGCTGGAGGAGGTCTTGCTATGGCAATCAGAGCGGAATTATTTTTACCTGGAATACAGCTTTTTGAAGGCCAAGCGGATTTTGCTCGATTCTTTACTGTTCATGGTACAACGCTATTGTTCCTATGGCTCATTCCATTTGGAGCTGGGGCAGGTAATTATCTTATTCCAATTATGGTTAGATACAAAGATATGGCCTGGCCAAAGCTCAATGCTGTAGCATTTTGGATGATTCCGCCTTGTATGATGATGCTTTGGGCAGGATTTTCTGATACTACTTGGAATGCTTATCCTCCATATTCTATATTAAAAGCACCAGGCCCATCTGCCGATTTGTGGATTGTAGCATTAAAATTATTAGGTTTGTCTTCTGTGTTAGGAGCTATTAATTTCACCGTTACCATACTAAAGATGAAACATCCGGACTTGCCTTTGATGAAAATGTCATTGTTTAGTTGGGCAACTCTTGTCACCTCATTAATGATTATAGTAGCTATTCCTACTTTTGCGGCGTCCCTAGTTATGCTTTATACAGATAGGTTGGGAGTAACTGGATTCTTTAATCCTGAAATGGGTGGAGATCCAATTGCATATCAACACTTGTTCTGGTTTACATTCCATCCAGAAGTGTACATCTTCCTCCTTCCAGGTATTGGTATGATGTACGAAATGATACCGACTTTCTCAAGAAAGCCTTTGTTTAGCTATTACTCTGGAGTTATAGCGTTGGTAGTAATAGCTATAATTGGCTTTGGATCCTGGGCACACCACATGTTCGCCGTGGGTATGAGTTTCACAGAAAAGACTGTGTTTATGGTAGGGACATTGGCTGCTGTACCATCATCTGCCATGCACGTCTTTAACTTCCTTGCGACAATGTGGGGTGGAAGAATAAAGTTTGCCGCGCCGATGTTGTTTAGTGTAGGAGCCATCTTGTTGTTCTTCTCAGCAGGAGCAGGCGGTGTGGTAAATAGTGCTATGCCCTTAGACTTTTTAACTCACGATAGTTATTGGGTCGTAGGACACATGCACTTGTTTATCATGGGAACCATTACACTCGCCTTTGTTGGGTTCATCTATTACATGTTCCCAATGATAACCGGCCGTATGTATGATCAGCGTTTGGCGAAGATTCACTTTGTACTCACATTTGTTGGGATTGCACTAATATTTGGTGTTCAACACATACTGGGCTTGTATGGAATGCCAAGAAGAGTAGTAGACTACCTGCCTATTCCCGAGTTAATAATAATGAACCAGATTGCCACGTTTGGAGGATGGGCTATCGGCGCATCATTTATACTCTTCCTGTATAACATGATAAAATCAGCAATGTTTGGTAAACCTGCTAATCCAAAAGATCCATTTGAGTTAGGAACCGGAGTTGAATATTACTATGACTACGCACGACGAGACCCACATCACTAG
- a CDS encoding cupredoxin domain-containing protein, with translation MTTHDETHITRTSPTRFMKGLIIIIIPLIFLGYITIAYWDFTASIPPPVSAPPPAAPSPATPDSSPTSAESTGASTTPAAGSGTAISIPVGASTQGNPSYAPDSITVSKGDIITVTNDDAQPHTLTSGSGPQDPNSAKLFDTGILMSGDSAEVDTTTLEPGDYQYYCTVHPFMTGSLTVQ, from the coding sequence ATGACTACGCACGACGAGACCCACATCACTAGGACATCCCCCACCCGATTTATGAAGGGGTTGATAATTATTATCATCCCTCTCATATTCTTGGGATATATCACAATAGCATATTGGGACTTTACTGCAAGCATCCCGCCACCTGTATCTGCTCCTCCACCAGCTGCTCCAAGTCCTGCCACTCCAGACTCATCTCCGACATCTGCAGAGTCTACAGGAGCTTCAACAACTCCTGCTGCAGGTTCAGGTACCGCTATATCAATACCTGTAGGCGCGTCCACTCAGGGTAATCCATCATATGCCCCAGATTCAATCACAGTATCTAAAGGCGATATTATTACTGTAACAAACGATGATGCTCAACCTCACACGTTAACAAGTGGATCTGGTCCCCAGGATCCAAATTCCGCAAAGCTTTTTGATACAGGCATTTTGATGAGTGGTGATTCTGCAGAGGTAGACACAACCACATTGGAACCGGGAGACTATCAGTACTATTGCACTGTACATCCTTTCATGACGGGCTCACTTACGGTCCAATAA
- a CDS encoding COX15/CtaA family protein, producing the protein MNYDKFLQVFSIGTLCVLFGLMTLGGYVSSTGVGLSCPDWPLCPQGLTPSYEFLIEYIHRTIAATTGLLVFLTMAFVLKGKNSAKTTKIFSIIASATVVGQITLGAIVINEKLHADLVTAHLGLGLVLYSSMIFVVINIFYTNINLKSLKSTTNLSAKDNSNSEISFSSK; encoded by the coding sequence ATGAATTATGATAAGTTTCTTCAAGTTTTTTCGATTGGCACCTTATGCGTTCTATTTGGACTAATGACTCTTGGAGGATATGTGAGTTCCACTGGTGTTGGTCTGTCTTGTCCAGATTGGCCTTTATGTCCACAGGGGTTGACTCCTTCATATGAATTTCTGATCGAATATATACATAGAACAATAGCCGCCACAACAGGACTTTTGGTGTTTCTAACGATGGCCTTTGTACTAAAAGGAAAAAATTCAGCCAAAACTACCAAAATATTTTCAATAATAGCTTCTGCAACTGTTGTTGGACAGATAACATTAGGGGCCATAGTTATCAATGAAAAGTTACATGCGGACCTAGTTACTGCACATCTGGGTTTGGGACTAGTGTTATACAGTAGCATGATATTTGTAGTAATTAACATCTTTTATACGAATATCAATTTAAAGTCTTTGAAATCTACAACAAATTTATCTGCAAAGGATAACAGTAACTCTGAGATTTCTTTTTCAAGCAAATAG
- a CDS encoding DUF167 domain-containing protein, protein MTKVFQVKVKFSPLEQIMVDECTKEISVSINELPIKGRANRAVIKMISGYFHVKPTNVKIIRGLSSRTKVVEIS, encoded by the coding sequence TTGACAAAAGTTTTTCAAGTCAAAGTCAAATTTAGTCCCCTCGAACAAATTATGGTTGATGAATGCACAAAGGAAATAAGTGTCTCTATAAATGAGTTACCAATTAAGGGAAGAGCTAATCGAGCCGTAATCAAGATGATATCAGGATATTTTCATGTTAAACCTACAAATGTAAAAATAATTCGTGGTTTGTCCTCAAGAACAAAGGTGGTTGAAATTTCGTGA
- a CDS encoding D-2-hydroxyacid dehydrogenase: MQLEGNVIVCDSIDNKGIEILKNAGLNVEYLPEISQQELITKAKDYDVIIVRSRTKVTKEVINSATKTKIIARVGVGLDNIDTLEAQKKNIEIINAGEASVNAVSELVLGLMLSLSRNIPNANYATKQGKWIKKDLMGVELKGKYLGIIGLGKIGRNVARLARGLRMNLIGYDVVPIDKAFAQEVSLITTDLKTLIESSDYITCHVPFTEQTKHLINKEMLSMMKNGSYLINTSRGEVIEERALIDCLKNKKIGGAALDVYEVEPPTNKELLELDNLICTPHIGAQTKEGQELASTVIAEKIIQKLSERSQEDIKPN, from the coding sequence ATGCAATTGGAGGGCAACGTAATTGTATGTGATTCTATTGATAATAAAGGCATAGAAATTCTAAAGAATGCCGGCTTAAATGTTGAATATTTACCAGAAATTTCACAACAAGAGCTAATTACCAAGGCAAAAGATTATGATGTAATTATTGTACGCAGTAGAACAAAAGTTACCAAAGAAGTAATAAACAGTGCTACTAAGACAAAGATAATTGCCAGAGTAGGAGTAGGATTAGATAATATAGATACTCTAGAAGCACAAAAGAAAAACATAGAAATAATTAATGCAGGCGAAGCTTCTGTCAATGCAGTATCAGAATTAGTATTGGGATTAATGTTATCATTAAGTAGGAATATACCTAATGCAAATTATGCTACCAAACAAGGTAAATGGATCAAGAAGGATCTAATGGGCGTGGAATTAAAAGGAAAGTATTTAGGCATAATCGGATTGGGCAAGATTGGAAGAAATGTGGCAAGATTGGCTAGAGGTTTAAGAATGAACTTGATAGGATACGATGTTGTTCCCATTGACAAGGCCTTTGCTCAAGAGGTCTCTCTTATAACGACAGATTTAAAGACACTGATAGAGAGTTCGGACTATATTACTTGTCATGTTCCATTTACAGAACAGACAAAACATCTGATCAACAAAGAAATGCTCTCAATGATGAAGAATGGATCGTATTTGATAAATACTTCCAGAGGCGAAGTAATTGAGGAACGTGCACTTATAGATTGTCTAAAAAACAAAAAGATCGGTGGTGCAGCTTTGGATGTTTACGAAGTAGAACCACCCACAAACAAAGAACTTTTGGAGCTGGATAATTTGATTTGTACTCCACATATTGGAGCTCAAACTAAAGAAGGACAAGAATTGGCCTCTACTGTAATCGCAGAAAAAATAATTCAAAAACTATCAGAGAGAAGTCAAGAGGACATCAAACCAAATTAA
- the sufB gene encoding Fe-S cluster assembly protein SufB has translation MTAKELDMDYSKYDFKDSTEIYVYLSKKGLSRGTVEEISRMKGEPEWMRDFRLRSFDVFMSKPMPNWGGDLSHIDFQNIYYYAKASEKQSKTWEDVPESVRNTFEKLGIPEAERKFLAGVGAQYESEVVYHNLREDLEQQGVIFLDTDTAVKKFPDLVKKHFGKVIPPEDNKFAALNSAVWSGGSFIYVPPNVKVDLPLQAYFRINAENIGQFERTLIIADEGADVHYIEGCTAPVYSTESLHSAVVELIAKRGAKIRYTTIQNWSKDVYNLVTKRAYAYENASVEWIDGNLGSKLTMKYPGVYMLGKNAHAEIVSVAFAGKSQHQDAGAKVVHLAPGTTSRITSKSVSKDSGRTTYRGLLHVAKGAYGVKSNVRCDALLLDEFSRTDTYPYVEVNEDDATITHEATVGKIGDEQIFYLMSRGYSESDALSMIIGGFMEPFTKELPMEYAVELNRLVKMEMEGSVG, from the coding sequence ATGACCGCAAAAGAACTAGATATGGATTATAGCAAATACGACTTTAAGGATTCAACTGAAATTTATGTCTATTTGAGCAAAAAGGGTCTATCCAGGGGTACTGTAGAGGAAATTAGTAGAATGAAAGGCGAACCTGAATGGATGCGTGATTTTCGATTAAGATCTTTTGATGTTTTTATGAGCAAACCAATGCCTAATTGGGGTGGTGATTTATCTCATATCGATTTTCAAAATATATACTACTATGCCAAAGCTTCTGAAAAGCAAAGTAAAACCTGGGAGGATGTTCCAGAATCCGTTAGGAATACCTTTGAAAAATTAGGTATTCCAGAAGCCGAGAGAAAATTTTTGGCTGGTGTGGGTGCACAGTACGAATCAGAAGTGGTGTATCACAATTTACGAGAGGATTTGGAACAACAAGGTGTTATATTTCTAGATACCGATACTGCAGTCAAAAAATTTCCAGATTTAGTCAAGAAGCATTTTGGAAAGGTCATTCCCCCAGAGGATAACAAATTTGCTGCTCTTAATAGTGCTGTATGGTCAGGAGGTTCGTTCATATATGTTCCACCAAATGTAAAAGTCGATTTACCACTACAAGCATATTTCAGAATAAATGCGGAGAATATTGGACAATTTGAAAGGACTTTGATCATAGCAGACGAGGGGGCCGACGTACACTACATTGAGGGATGTACTGCACCTGTTTATTCAACAGAGTCTCTACATTCTGCTGTTGTCGAATTAATTGCTAAAAGAGGAGCAAAGATAAGATATACCACAATACAAAATTGGAGCAAAGACGTGTATAACTTAGTCACAAAACGAGCTTATGCTTATGAAAATGCATCAGTTGAATGGATCGATGGTAACCTCGGCAGCAAACTGACAATGAAGTATCCGGGAGTTTACATGCTTGGTAAGAATGCACATGCCGAGATTGTATCTGTTGCCTTCGCTGGTAAATCTCAGCATCAAGATGCGGGAGCAAAAGTAGTTCACCTGGCTCCTGGTACTACTTCGAGAATAACGAGCAAGTCGGTTAGTAAGGATTCGGGCAGAACAACCTATAGAGGCTTACTACACGTGGCCAAAGGAGCATATGGTGTAAAGTCCAACGTTAGATGCGATGCATTATTACTAGACGAGTTTTCCAGGACCGATACCTATCCGTATGTAGAAGTTAACGAAGATGATGCTACAATAACTCACGAGGCAACCGTAGGAAAAATTGGAGATGAACAAATATTTTATTTGATGAGTAGGGGATATTCTGAATCTGATGCGTTAAGTATGATCATTGGTGGATTTATGGAACCTTTTACTAAAGAACTTCCAATGGAGTACGCGGTTGAGCTTAATAGATTAGTAAAAATGGAGATGGAAGGCTCGGTTGGCTAA
- a CDS encoding SufB/SufD family protein has translation MMHMITLSSLSEDNLQKILSDNYVEPQWVSSNRKKILSKFSNLPSEVSPLYSKYTGLTVLKPEHVCFSNKEKVSVSKDLEIRLNEIKSSPSMLLIGSTVVHIFVPAELSEKGLIISTIQDAMTNHPELVKKYFDENYVNYEEDRFLALGSSAFQSGFFIYIPRNLIIEDPIRIVYSLRDDGTSSICRNLVLAEEGSKATIVQELYSSSSLTMTSDSNDNKLVGFDSRNTSDKVLNEHQKQQVGYFEFLECDVKSIAELEFITLQAMNMDTVCISNRKAFVGKDAKMSWYSGMFGSRLCRFKTDSVMNGSGAQSEDVQIVFGTNNQLFDITSNLDHVGFSTRGKVLVKSIVKDTAKSLFKGMIKIRKNAQTSEAYLAGHAILLNKGAQADAIPGLEIETNEVKATHSASVSQIDEEQIFYLMCKGLDRESAKREIINGFVEPLSRKMGPFIRAWISYLFENKWTGKPLLLKGDEVMEQIIEVEKSRYKETADIFEKHYKYR, from the coding sequence ATGATGCATATGATAACACTCTCATCACTTTCAGAGGATAATCTCCAAAAGATACTTTCTGACAATTACGTAGAACCCCAATGGGTATCTTCAAATAGAAAGAAGATTTTGTCCAAGTTTTCCAACTTGCCGTCAGAGGTTTCTCCGCTATACTCTAAATATACCGGTTTAACTGTCTTGAAACCAGAACATGTTTGTTTCTCTAATAAGGAAAAAGTTTCAGTCTCAAAGGATCTAGAAATTCGCTTAAATGAAATAAAATCTTCTCCAAGTATGTTGCTGATAGGGTCAACAGTTGTACATATATTTGTTCCCGCTGAGTTGTCTGAAAAAGGTTTAATCATTTCTACTATCCAAGATGCGATGACTAACCACCCTGAGTTGGTAAAGAAATACTTTGATGAAAATTACGTTAACTATGAAGAAGATCGATTTCTTGCATTAGGATCATCTGCATTTCAATCGGGATTTTTTATCTATATTCCAAGGAACTTAATAATTGAAGATCCAATTCGAATTGTATATTCTCTTCGAGATGACGGTACTTCGTCTATTTGTAGAAATCTTGTTCTTGCAGAAGAAGGGTCCAAGGCTACAATAGTCCAAGAACTTTATTCATCGTCATCGTTAACCATGACTTCTGATTCAAATGATAATAAATTAGTCGGATTTGATTCTAGGAACACTTCCGACAAGGTATTGAATGAACATCAAAAACAACAGGTAGGTTATTTTGAGTTTCTTGAATGTGATGTAAAATCTATAGCTGAATTGGAGTTTATAACACTTCAAGCTATGAATATGGATACAGTATGCATTTCAAACAGAAAAGCATTTGTCGGAAAAGATGCAAAGATGTCTTGGTATTCTGGCATGTTTGGTTCTCGTCTTTGTAGATTCAAAACCGATAGTGTCATGAATGGCTCAGGTGCTCAATCTGAAGATGTTCAGATCGTTTTTGGTACAAATAATCAACTGTTTGATATAACATCTAATCTCGATCATGTTGGCTTTAGTACTCGTGGCAAAGTACTGGTTAAATCCATCGTGAAAGATACTGCAAAATCTTTGTTTAAGGGAATGATCAAAATCCGAAAAAATGCTCAAACTTCAGAAGCATATTTGGCCGGACACGCCATCTTGTTAAACAAGGGAGCGCAAGCAGATGCGATACCAGGATTAGAAATTGAAACCAATGAGGTTAAGGCAACACATTCTGCATCGGTCTCACAGATAGATGAGGAGCAAATCTTTTACCTAATGTGTAAAGGATTGGATAGAGAAAGCGCAAAGCGTGAGATAATAAACGGATTTGTAGAACCGTTATCCCGAAAAATGGGTCCTTTTATACGTGCGTGGATTAGTTATCTATTTGAGAACAAGTGGACTGGAAAACCATTATTATTAAAGGGAGATGAGGTAATGGAGCAGATTATCGAGGTAGAAAAATCGAGGTACAAGGAAACTGCAGACATTTTTGAAAAGCACTATAAGTATAGATAA
- a CDS encoding uroporphyrinogen-III synthase — MEIKNIIITRENISSQDIPPMDGKNLLDQVNLITLPIRDFQKIQSIQVKETLARIARSYYDYCVFLSSNSIDIFFEILKDEKESKKILDALSRMKLVVIGPKTKYTLKKYGFESIVADDHNNNYSIIGINNFLYRLESKLKMQKHNDVLKILIPRSAQSIKSGNFIKSTFENIELDQVFFYDITESKKIFTSPEWKKMTRISTYLGKTFLIFTSPSAVRSFFNIMYQLSPELYYNKSEREVINDLKIYQVISIGPITSRALMDKKIDYIESSTHTVKGALEVALNSS; from the coding sequence TTGGAGATCAAGAACATCATAATTACCAGAGAAAATATCTCTTCACAAGACATTCCTCCAATGGATGGAAAAAATTTACTGGATCAAGTTAATCTAATAACTCTACCAATTAGGGATTTTCAAAAAATACAATCCATCCAAGTTAAGGAAACACTAGCAAGAATTGCGAGGTCTTATTACGATTATTGCGTCTTTCTAAGCTCAAATTCTATAGACATTTTCTTTGAGATACTAAAAGATGAGAAAGAGTCCAAAAAAATTTTGGATGCATTATCCAGAATGAAGTTAGTCGTAATTGGGCCTAAAACAAAGTATACATTAAAAAAATATGGGTTTGAATCCATTGTAGCAGACGATCATAATAACAATTATTCGATAATTGGCATCAACAATTTCCTTTACAGACTAGAATCAAAATTGAAAATGCAAAAGCATAATGACGTTTTGAAGATTCTTATACCAAGAAGCGCCCAATCAATAAAATCAGGTAATTTTATCAAATCCACATTTGAAAATATCGAATTAGACCAAGTATTTTTTTATGACATCACCGAAAGTAAGAAAATATTCACTTCACCAGAATGGAAGAAAATGACTAGGATATCAACCTATTTGGGCAAAACGTTCTTGATATTTACCAGCCCTTCAGCAGTAAGATCCTTTTTCAACATAATGTATCAACTTTCACCTGAACTCTATTACAACAAATCAGAAAGGGAGGTAATCAACGACTTGAAGATTTACCAGGTAATTTCCATAGGTCCCATAACCTCTAGAGCATTAATGGATAAAAAAATTGATTATATAGAGTCATCGACACACACGGTCAAAGGAGCCTTAGAGGTCGCTTTAAATTCTTCCTAA
- the cobA gene encoding uroporphyrinogen-III C-methyltransferase, with protein sequence MKRKDNTGIVYICGAGPGDPKLLTVRAQELIKQAEVILYDRLIGKEIIELFPELTEKVYVGRNIGDPTTHQNYTNELMIKYAKMGKTVLRLKGGDPFIFGRGGEEAEILTENKIPFEIIPGITSGIGAAIYSGIPLTHRRYGSSVAFVTGHEDPEKKSPEVKWEKLFDAVDSVVIYMGTEKLEIIIEKIKKGLKSHNKPVAIVQNGTLKNQKIIRGNLDNIVLLAHQAKVTPPAIVIIGDIVNLNDKINWYNNG encoded by the coding sequence ATGAAAAGAAAAGATAACACCGGGATAGTATATATATGTGGTGCTGGACCCGGTGATCCAAAGTTATTAACTGTAAGAGCACAGGAATTGATCAAACAGGCAGAGGTAATCCTCTACGACCGATTAATAGGGAAAGAAATCATTGAGTTGTTTCCTGAGTTGACAGAAAAAGTATATGTTGGAAGGAACATAGGAGATCCAACAACTCATCAAAACTATACAAATGAATTGATGATAAAATATGCTAAAATGGGTAAAACGGTTCTGAGATTAAAAGGAGGAGATCCCTTTATTTTTGGGAGAGGAGGCGAGGAGGCTGAGATTTTGACGGAAAACAAGATACCATTTGAGATCATTCCAGGAATTACCTCAGGTATAGGTGCGGCCATTTATTCAGGAATACCACTTACACATAGAAGATATGGTTCTTCCGTGGCTTTTGTTACTGGTCATGAGGATCCCGAGAAAAAGTCACCGGAAGTGAAATGGGAGAAATTATTTGATGCTGTGGATAGCGTGGTAATATATATGGGAACAGAGAAATTAGAAATCATTATTGAAAAAATAAAAAAGGGACTGAAAAGTCATAACAAGCCTGTCGCCATAGTTCAGAATGGGACCCTTAAGAATCAGAAGATAATTAGAGGAAATCTTGACAATATTGTTCTGTTAGCTCATCAAGCAAAGGTTACTCCTCCTGCAATAGTCATCATTGGTGACATAGTTAATCTTAATGATAAAATAAACTGGTATAACAACGGGTGA
- the hemC gene encoding hydroxymethylbilane synthase codes for MVVATRASKLATRQTELVIALLKNIKPDLKVRIDRTITQGDRDTRPFFAMDRMGVFEKEVNEKLLRYQADFAVHSLKDLHAGISDKLVIACIPRREKPNDVFINSDNVKKLDQLSPGSIIGTSSIRRAFQIKAKYPHLKIKSIRGNVETRLNKSKENKYSGIVLAEAGIERLGLANLITHRLNIRSFTPAPGQGALAIVCRKEDKDLLSLLKKIEDNKSLKEIQAERSLTEAIGAGCTVPLGAVASARIRQKSISLYAVVYSLDGKKSIKACRQDGIDYPQELGKSVAQELLSKGAIEITKEWDNNNNTNIDILNELIE; via the coding sequence ATAGTAGTTGCCACAAGAGCTAGCAAACTAGCTACCAGACAAACAGAATTAGTTATTGCGTTACTAAAAAATATTAAGCCAGATCTAAAAGTAAGAATTGATAGAACCATAACTCAAGGTGATAGGGACACCAGACCATTTTTTGCCATGGACAGGATGGGCGTTTTTGAAAAGGAAGTAAATGAAAAATTATTAAGATATCAAGCTGATTTTGCAGTTCACAGTCTTAAGGACCTTCATGCAGGAATATCGGACAAACTGGTTATTGCATGTATTCCTAGGAGAGAAAAGCCTAATGATGTATTCATAAATAGTGACAATGTAAAAAAACTCGACCAACTTTCTCCAGGTTCCATAATAGGTACAAGTAGTATCAGAAGAGCTTTTCAAATTAAAGCAAAGTATCCTCATCTAAAAATAAAGTCAATTAGGGGTAATGTAGAAACTAGATTAAATAAATCAAAGGAGAATAAATACTCTGGGATAGTGTTAGCCGAAGCTGGAATAGAAAGGTTAGGTTTGGCTAACCTGATTACTCATAGACTAAACATTCGGAGCTTTACACCTGCGCCTGGACAAGGTGCGTTGGCAATAGTATGTCGAAAAGAAGACAAGGATCTATTATCCTTGTTAAAAAAAATTGAAGACAACAAATCGCTTAAAGAAATTCAAGCAGAAAGATCTCTAACTGAAGCTATTGGAGCAGGGTGTACCGTGCCATTGGGGGCAGTTGCTAGTGCAAGAATTAGGCAAAAGAGCATATCATTGTATGCTGTTGTTTATTCTTTAGATGGTAAAAAATCAATAAAAGCATGTAGACAAGATGGAATAGACTATCCACAAGAGTTAGGTAAAAGTGTTGCACAAGAATTACTTTCCAAAGGTGCAATAGAGATAACAAAGGAATGGGACAATAATAATAATACGAACATAGATATTCTAAATGAATTAATAGAATGA
- a CDS encoding aspartate aminotransferase family protein has product MTNIAFNKSRDLFERARKVIPGGVNSPVRYFKPYPFFVESANGSKLFTNDGNVLIDYCLGYGSAFLGHANPKIGAEVKHQIDKGNLFCTPTEKEIQLAETCTKIIPCAEMVRITNTGAEATMHAIRLARAFTNKTKLIKFEGGYHGAFDYVLNKAGSGAATKDYTDGILTESASKTITVPFNDIESIETIISKEENRDDIACIIVEPVLANTGLILPEKEYLNNLRSITKENNIILIFDEVVTGFRLALGGASEFFGIKPDIATFAKALGNGYPISLIAGKREIMSGFAPSGLVYQASTFAGNPISVAAALKTLEILINEKNTIYPKVAITCDKLVAAIKDIIHDKRLDVTLNSIGSMFQLFFSSIPVRDYDSVKSTNIQSFNKLFKVLLEENIFIPPSPFETCFISTLHNEEDIEKTIDAYETALSMVMKS; this is encoded by the coding sequence ATGACAAATATAGCTTTTAATAAATCACGTGATCTTTTTGAAAGAGCTAGAAAAGTAATTCCTGGCGGGGTTAATAGTCCAGTTAGATACTTTAAACCTTATCCCTTTTTTGTAGAGTCTGCAAATGGTAGTAAATTATTTACCAATGACGGCAATGTATTAATCGATTATTGTTTAGGATATGGATCCGCTTTTTTAGGGCACGCCAATCCGAAGATTGGAGCGGAGGTAAAACATCAAATAGATAAAGGGAATTTGTTTTGTACGCCCACAGAAAAAGAGATTCAATTGGCAGAGACATGTACAAAAATAATTCCGTGTGCAGAAATGGTGAGGATAACAAACACAGGTGCAGAAGCAACCATGCATGCAATAAGATTAGCTCGGGCATTTACAAACAAGACCAAATTGATTAAATTTGAGGGAGGATATCATGGTGCTTTTGACTATGTTCTAAATAAAGCGGGATCGGGAGCAGCCACAAAAGATTATACAGATGGAATATTGACTGAAAGTGCTTCGAAAACCATCACAGTTCCTTTTAATGATATTGAATCGATTGAAACCATTATTAGTAAAGAAGAAAATCGCGATGACATCGCTTGTATAATAGTAGAACCCGTTCTGGCAAATACTGGTCTTATTCTTCCCGAGAAGGAATATCTTAACAATTTGCGTAGCATAACCAAAGAAAACAATATCATATTAATTTTTGATGAGGTTGTAACTGGTTTCAGATTGGCACTGGGTGGAGCCAGTGAGTTCTTTGGGATTAAACCCGATATTGCCACATTTGCCAAGGCATTAGGGAATGGGTATCCCATCTCCCTTATTGCAGGGAAGAGGGAAATTATGTCGGGTTTTGCACCAAGTGGATTAGTGTACCAGGCAAGTACTTTTGCAGGAAATCCAATTTCTGTAGCAGCAGCATTAAAAACTTTAGAGATACTTATCAATGAGAAAAATACTATTTACCCGAAAGTTGCCATTACTTGCGACAAGTTAGTTGCTGCTATTAAGGATATCATTCACGATAAGCGATTAGATGTTACTTTGAACTCTATTGGTTCGATGTTTCAACTTTTTTTTTCAAGCATACCAGTTAGGGACTATGATTCGGTAAAATCTACGAATATTCAATCCTTTAATAAATTATTCAAAGTACTATTAGAGGAGAACATATTCATACCACCATCTCCCTTTGAAACATGTTTTATTTCAACCCTTCACAATGAAGAGGATATTGAAAAAACAATAGATGCATATGAAACGGCTCTTTCCATGGTGATGAAGAGTTAA